In Bacteriovorax sp. Seq25_V, a genomic segment contains:
- a CDS encoding glycosyltransferase family 4 protein, whose product MTKTILIYDNQRSEWDSVQSIKTNLLASYNLLENVQYEEYSITIDTTSHELYCIYERIVKSNPDKVVFVDGVPHPSVIIPLFKSENFKDKFEIIFHIYGDFTIKLSEWANIESVLKDFNCKFLCASPKQVDLIKKFIIDSDENVELCPFAIDSNTYFHSEDLRKNTRHQLSIQDDEIVFCYTGRLSYQKNIHSLINYFYQVYRVFRLKCKFYIIGEFDDLGAPFIGKHFPNSYYFNKIFDVYKDLPEIFREKLIFTGKLSSGELNKFYNASDLFVSFSVHNDEDFGMSPLEALATGTPCIITDWGGYSAFRSEYCKTITTKIEIDSIKIDFSLAAKETLKVLHSKFPRKEVSDYYQSKMTQKSTTEYLKNMKTPTRFKGFSEIMHTTNSSFKANPGSPLSDSKICMNAYSDLYKRLYSSYES is encoded by the coding sequence ATGACCAAAACTATTTTAATATACGACAATCAAAGATCAGAATGGGATAGCGTTCAATCAATAAAAACGAACCTTCTTGCTAGCTATAATTTACTAGAGAATGTTCAGTATGAAGAGTATTCAATTACGATAGATACTACATCTCATGAGCTATACTGTATTTACGAAAGGATTGTTAAATCAAATCCAGACAAAGTCGTTTTTGTAGATGGAGTTCCTCATCCATCTGTGATTATCCCCCTCTTTAAATCTGAAAACTTTAAAGACAAATTCGAAATTATCTTCCATATCTATGGTGACTTTACAATAAAATTGTCGGAATGGGCCAATATTGAGAGTGTTCTCAAGGACTTCAATTGTAAATTTCTTTGCGCCTCCCCAAAGCAAGTTGATTTAATCAAAAAATTTATCATCGATAGTGATGAAAACGTAGAATTATGTCCTTTTGCCATTGACTCTAACACTTACTTTCACTCTGAAGATCTTAGAAAAAATACGAGACATCAATTGAGTATTCAAGATGACGAAATTGTATTTTGCTATACAGGTCGACTAAGCTATCAAAAAAATATTCATTCTCTAATTAACTATTTTTATCAGGTATATCGTGTTTTTAGACTAAAGTGCAAATTCTACATAATTGGCGAATTTGACGACCTTGGCGCACCCTTTATTGGAAAGCACTTTCCTAACTCTTACTACTTCAACAAAATATTTGATGTATATAAAGATCTACCAGAAATTTTTAGAGAAAAACTGATCTTTACGGGAAAACTATCCTCAGGTGAGCTCAATAAATTCTACAACGCAAGTGACCTATTTGTTTCATTTAGTGTTCACAATGATGAAGATTTTGGAATGTCGCCTCTTGAGGCACTTGCAACAGGAACACCTTGTATCATTACTGACTGGGGTGGATATAGCGCATTTCGTTCAGAGTATTGTAAAACGATAACAACAAAAATAGAGATTGATTCTATCAAAATTGACTTCAGTCTAGCTGCAAAAGAAACTTTAAAAGTTCTACATTCCAAATTTCCAAGAAAAGAAGTATCTGACTACTATCAAAGTAAGATGACGCAAAAAAGTACAACAGAATATTTAAAAAATATGAAGACCCCTACGAGGTTTAAAGGTTTTTCTGAAATAATGCACACTACAAACAGTTCATTTAAAGCAAACCCTGGCTCACCTCTCAGTGATTCCAAAATATGTATGAACGCTTATAGTGATCTCTACAAAAGGTTATACTCAAGTTATGAAAGCTAA